From a region of the Triticum urartu cultivar G1812 unplaced genomic scaffold, Tu2.1 TuUngrouped_contig_5471, whole genome shotgun sequence genome:
- the LOC125529268 gene encoding kinesin light chain 1-like → MCTDKAREFFMEGKLDEAEKLFKAALQEAKEGFGLRDPHAASALNNLAEFYRLRKEYEKAEPLYLEAIEILEQSFGPDDIRVGAAFRNLGQYYYIQRRFDQAQTCFEVPVFTS, encoded by the exons ATGTGCACTGATAAAGCACGAGAGTTTTTCATGGAA GGAAAACTAGATGAAGCAGAGAAGTTATTCAAGGCAGCCTTACAAGAAGCTAAAGAAGGATTTGGACTCAGAGATCCACATGCTGCATCAGCTCTGAACAACTTG GCAGAGTTTTATAGGCTAAGGAAAGAGTATGAGAAAGCTGAGCCGTTATATCTGGAAGCGATTGAAATCTTGGAGCAATCATTTGGACCTGATGATATACG GGTTGGAGCAGCTTTCCGTAATCTTGGGCAATACTATTATATCCAACGCAGGTTTGATCAAGCTCAGACATGTTTTGAGGTACCTGTTTTTACCTCATGA